In the Ranitomeya imitator isolate aRanImi1 chromosome 2, aRanImi1.pri, whole genome shotgun sequence genome, aagggaaggaatggtgttttggaatgcatactttgatggaatggtctacgggcgtcatgtcgcatttggagagcctctgatgtgcctaaacagaaaaagaaacacaagttaccccattttggaaactatacccctcaaagattttatccagggCTATAGTGAgccttttgaacccacaggtactacacagaattagaTAACATTAGTTTGTATTTTCATATTTCAAATGTTATtgtatttttttcaaaaatgttgttttagtgccAAATATGTCATTTTCACAATGAATAATAGAAGAAAACAAACCCCATAATTTTTTACGCAATTTCATCCAATACTCCATATGGTCAAAAACTTCTGTTTATGTACATGGCAGAGCTGGGAAAggaaagagtgccatttgtctggaatagattgtgaatgccatgtcgcatttggagagctcgacATGTGAAAACAGAAGTAATCCTCCCCACAagttacctcattttggaaactagaccccttgaggaaTTCAACTAGTCGTGTACTAAGCATTTTTAACCTACAGGTTATTCtcaaaactttataacatttagataTGAGAACAAAAAATTACATTatttccactaaaatactgttttagcaccaaatttataatttaGACAAGGGGTAATGGACGAAATTGGactccacaatttgttgtgcaatttctcccaaatgTGGCGGTACCgcatatgtggttgtacactactgtttgagcatACGGCAGGGATTAGATgataaggagcgctatttgacttttagaATGCACATTCCGTTTAAATAGATTGTGGGTTCCATTAgttgagcccctgaggtgccaaaacagcaaaaCCTACCCAggcgaccccatattggaaacttcattgcctaaggaattcatctaagggtgtagAGAGTATTTTAAACtcataggtgcctcacagaattttataacattgagatgtggaaatatgatattttagtggtaaaaatatatatatttttttaatttgctgCAAATTTTTCGGGTACAGAAgtgttaataggtgaaactggacCCCATCATTTATTGCACAAATTCTCCCAAACGTGGTGATGCCCACATTGTCAGAAATAACTGTTAGGCCAGGTTCatactgcgttaaagcagcccgttcaatgcATAGCGctgacggactgcgttaacgctatagcatacacgccaTCACATTATGCTATACTGCTAAcgcagatgattcatctgtgctagcgctgcagcccgcgtccgaggctccgtcactgaatgtcgacacatcgctagcgcatgccgattatggcatgcgttggggatgcgcccgataataggggttaatggcagcgttaatggactgcattacaccgcgttatggcagtctaacggactgccataacgcagtgtgaccacAACCTTAGGCCACACGTCAGGGCTGAGAAGGAGGGAGCGACATTTGCCAAGCGCCTAAGGTGCCAGAACATGAGAAAAACCCAAAAGTGACCTCATTGTAGAAATTGCACCTATCAATTAATTAATCTATGGCGGCAGTGACGATTTTGAAACATGCATGCCAGGTTTTTTTCTGGAGAATTACAAATATGCCTTTTTAGTGCCCCTATGCAGTGTAGAGCCCCCCCAATATATTGTAGCGCCCGCATACATTGTGCCCAGTTTGTGCATCTGACGACACATACCCCGTAAATTGCTAAGTGCTCTCTCCccactacaataatgccaaacatgtggctgcTTACTGTCCTTTAGGCACAATGGGGCTCAGAATGAGGGTACGTGTTTGAgagcgcagaattcactggattttattggAAAGGCAGGAGCCATGTCACCTTTCCAGCAATTTCAAGAACAGAGCTCTAATTTCCCCATCAGAATGGAGTGGTGTTCTTGTGAATGGTCTACAAATGTTGTACAAATACTCAAGTTATCATTATGGAGTATCCCTTTAACTTTATAGCTCCAGGTGAAATGAAAAGTATTACATTCTTTTCCTTCATCTGCCATAGGGAAAATTCTTCTTTCCAAGTTATTTTGCAGTTTCTGATGAATGTCCAGATTTAGGGACTGAATTGCTATTAAAACTTTTGTTCAATTACTGCCACACTTGGTGCCAAGTCTTTTTTAACTACTCTTTCTAAATAGGTTCCTAGATAACCTGCCACAGGCACTTTGTTGTCATTCCTAAAAAGCTTGAGTCCTATCTATACAGTAGCAGCACAAGTGTTGAAATGCTAAAAAACATACTACTGATTTTACGGATCTTTTTGTGGACAAACTTTTCTGGGGCAATATTTTCAAGCACATAACTATAGCAATAAGATGGATAAAAAGTTTTCTAAATTTTCACATAATGCAGTTACTATGATTATTCCCCAACAAAAGGTTCATTTTCACAAacaaaaagtgacctgacaaattctACAAAGTCTGAAATCCATGATATAATTCTCCTCTGGCTAATTGTACAAAAAGCCTTAATTCTATTGTTAAGGAAGCGAAAAAAGATAGTTTAACTCTAATGCATTTCAGTTTTAAAAGTAAACTTTTATTAACAATTAGAAACAACAAGTATTGAGATGCAGTTTTATATATAAATTAATGTGATGTATTCTATTCACTTGACTGATATATAGATGTGATACTTCTTTTCTTGACCTACTGATCAGTGAAATATATTCAAAGAAAAAGAGTGGCTATTTCCCTTTGTGAGTTTTGTGATGCTTAATAAGATATTTTTTgtgtacaaaacatttcccacattgtgaacatgaatatggcttctctcctctgTGAGTTTTTTGGTGGTCAACAAGACTGGATGTCCGAGTAAAACTtttcccgcattctgaacatgaatatggcttctgacCTGTGTGAGTtccctgatgtgtaacaagataggATTTATGGgtaaaacactttccacattctTGACATAAAAATGACTTCTGCCCTGTATGAATTTTCTGGTGTGTAACAAAATTTGATTTAtatctaaaacatttcccacattctaaacatgaaaatggcttctcccctgtatgaattctctgatgagTAATAAGATTTGGCTTAAATCTATAGCATTTCCCAcagtctgaacatgaaaacggcttctgccctgtatgaattctctgatgtgtaataagattTGATTTTACTGTAAAACCtcttccacattctgagcatgaaaatggtttctcccctgtatgaattatctgatgtgtaacaagatttgctTTACAtgtaaaacgtttcccacattctgaacataaaaatggcttttcTGTTTTGTGAATTTGTTTATGTTTAACAAGATTTAATTTAACACTATAACTTTTCTCACAATCtgtacatgaatatggcttctcccctgtgtgaagcctctgatgtgtaacaagatcagATTtcagtttaaaacatttcccacattccgaacatgaaaatggcttcacgTCTGTATGAATTATTTGATGCCTAATAAGACTTGCTTTTATTGTAAAACATCTTCCACATTccgaacaagaaaatggcttctcccctgtgtgaattctctcatgtctagCAAGATTTGCCTTAACTGTAAAACTtcttccacattctgagcatgaaaatggcgttTCTCCCGTGTGAGTTTTCCAATGCTGAGCAAGCTGTGATTTtcctacaaaacatttcccacattctgggcataaaaatggcttctcccctgtgtggattttttgatgtgtaacaagatgacttttctggttaaaatatttcccacattctgaacatgaatattgcTTCTTCCCTGGGTGAGCTCTATTTTTATTTTCTAGAATAGTGTGTGATGAATCAGGAGATATGATATTTTTAATAGATTCATTTGATATATCTTTGCTGTCAAAGGCTGAGGGTATAGCTGAGTTAATGATACGTTCTTCATAAATGTCTTGTATGAAATCATGATCTTCTGCTTTAAAATCAAAATACATCTCTTGGACTTCTGTGTTCCTGATACAGTCGCCTGTTAAAAATAAAACTGTTAGGGgtagggtcacttgggaaatattaAGATAAATTAGAATAAGCATCTTTAGGATGTGATTAACCCAATAATTGATGCCAGAGTGGCTCTTAAAAGGGGTTTTAGCATAGCAATAAATACGTTCTGTGTaaaatttcaatttttcttttaaaaggaatctgtcacctcactTTTTGGATATAAGCtttgccaccgccatcaggggccccggatgtaacctgaaagataagaaaaacaagttagattatactcacccaggggcagtacctttcccggcgcctgcgcactgcagtactttgctatgccctcaaGAGGGTAGATAACATACGCCCGTGCAggtgccgcgacaggaagcaaggaagaggacatcattgcatgaagatgggaggcgccagaccgcgacacctatcggaccggaccgcaccgggaccacccctgggtgagtataatctaaattgtttttcttatctttcaggttacatcggggggcttaactacatcattacagaatgctgtagataagtccttgATGGTGGTGACAGATATTGGTGATAtttttatatgcgaaaaatgaggtgacagattccctttaagtaaattcAGCCTCAATTATGTGAATATAtat is a window encoding:
- the LOC138663994 gene encoding zinc finger protein 250-like, which encodes MWCAALRVEVPTILDLLSGDFPYKRIILVDPSRMDRNRDKMVERLLHLTLEILFRLTGEDYTVIKKTSSECCQTDESEGWGRHLRPITEPPPHLLIHEDVNEQKILEITYRMIELLTGEVPIRCQDVAVYFSMEEWEYLEGHKDLYKDVMMEDTQLLTSPVLSSKRTTPERCHHLLPLDCKQENPNVPQDHHVDGEKGENLTHDNTTKTYVRGGEWCKEEIPTHNHPGDCIRNTEVQEMYFDFKAEDHDFIQDIYEERIINSAIPSAFDSKDISNESIKNIISPDSSHTILENKNRAHPGKKQYSCSECGKYFNQKSHLVTHQKIHTGEKPFLCPECGKCFVGKSQLAQHWKTHTGETPFSCSECGRSFTVKANLARHERIHTGEKPFSCSECGRCFTIKASLIRHQIIHTDVKPFSCSECGKCFKLKSDLVTHQRLHTGEKPYSCTDCEKSYSVKLNLVKHKQIHKTEKPFLCSECGKRFTCKANLVTHQIIHTGEKPFSCSECGRGFTVKSNLITHQRIHTGQKPFSCSDCGKCYRFKPNLITHQRIHTGEKPFSCLECGKCFRYKSNFVTHQKIHTGQKSFLCQECGKCFTHKSYLVTHQGTHTGQKPYSCSECGKSFTRTSSLVDHQKTHRGEKPYSCSQCGKCFVHKKYLIKHHKTHKGK